The Pithys albifrons albifrons isolate INPA30051 chromosome 13, PitAlb_v1, whole genome shotgun sequence genome has a segment encoding these proteins:
- the TSPAN3 gene encoding tetraspanin-3 codes for MGQCGITSSKTVLVFLNLIFWAAAGILCYVGAYVFITYDDYDHFFEDVYTLIPAVIIIAVGTLLFIIGLIGCCATIRESRCGLATFVIILLLVFITEVVVVVLGYIYRAKVEDEVDHSIRKVYNGYNGTNPDAASRAIDYVQRQLRCCGIHNYSDWENTVWFKQTRNNSVPLSCCRAALSNCTGSLTRPMDLYSEGCEALVVKKLQEIMMYVIWAALAFAAIQLLGMLCACVVLCRRSRDPAYELLITGGTYA; via the exons ATGGGGCAGTGCGGCATCACCTCCTCCAAGACCGTGCTCGTCTTCCTCAACCTCATCTTCTGG gcAGCCGCCGGCATCCTGTGCTACGTGGGGGCCTACGTGTTCATCACCTACGATGACTATGACCACTTCTTTGAGGACGTGTACACCCTGATCCCAGCAGTGATCATCATAGCGGTGGGGACGCTGCTCTTCATCATTGGCCTGATTGGGTGCTGTGCCACAATCAGAGAAAGCCGCTGTGGGCTCGCCACG TTTGTGATCATCCTGCTCTTGGTTTTTATCACTGAAGTTGTCGTGGTGGTTCTTGGATACATTTACAGAGCAAAG GTGGAGGATGAGGTTGACCACAGCATCCGGAAGGTGTACAACGGATACAATGGGACAAACCCGGATGCAGCCAGTCGTGCCATCGACTATGTACAGAGGCAG CTGCGCTGCTGTGGCATCCATAACTACTCAGACTGGGAGAATACGGTGTGGTTCAAACAGACTAGAAACAACAGTgtgcccctcagctgctgcagagcagccctcAGCAACTGCACTGGCAGCCTGACCCGCCCCATGGACCTGTACTCCGAG GGGTGTGAGGCTCTGGTTGTAAAGAAGCTTCAAGAGATCATGATGTATGTCATCTGGGCAGCACTAGCATTTGCTGCTATTCAG CTCCTGGGCAtgctgtgtgcctgtgtggTCCTGTGTAGGAGGAGTCGGGATCCTGCCTACGAACTCCTCATCACTGGGGGAACTTATGCCTAG